TGTTGGCGGCGGGCGGGGAGCTGGGGTTGTCGCCGCACGCGGCGGCGAGCAGCATGGCGGCCGAGGCGGCGACGCGGAGCGTTCTCATGGGCGGATCACGGAAAGGGTGTGGCGTATGGATCACCGACGCACAACGACGATCCAGGCGCGGCGCCTGTGACATCGCCGCGGGCTGATCAGTACCGCCGACAATCCCCGCAGGTCCATTTCAGAATCCGCCGCCCCCGCCAACTATGGTTCCGCGCCACACCCGCCGCCGCAGTCCGCGCAGGCGGACTTCGTGCTTGTCCAGCGGCGAATTCATTCGCTCCTGGATGGGCGGACGGGCGAACCCTCGCCGCCACACCCGGGATTGCCCCCACAGTCCGCGCAGGCGGACTTCGCGCCGTTGTTGCCGCGACTTCAGTCGCCCCAGCACCGGCCAGCCCATCCAGCCCATCCACCGGAAACCAGCGAGGCGCGGAGACCGATCCGGTCCCCGCGCCTCGCTCATCCCTGCCCTTCACCCACCCCCGGCGCGATCCCATCACGCGCCGGAGATGATCATCCGCATGCGGCCGCTTACGATCCCGCGGTCCACACGTTGTTGGCGCGGTCCACGTCCACCAGGCGACCTTCCGGATCTAGTTCCACGCGCGTGAGCGTCTTGCCCGCGAACTGGTACTGGCGGCTGTACTCGCGCTGGTTGGTGCCCCAGACCTCGGCCGGGTAGTCGAAGTTCTGCGTGGTCCCGTCCGAAAAGGTGAAGCGGGCACGCACCGGCAGCACCCCACGCTGGCGGTTGGCGAACGTGACGGTCACCTGCTGGCCGCCTTCCGCCGACCGCGCCTGCACGCGGCCCACCGCCTGGTCGAACGAGGTGTTCTCCAGGAACCATTCGCGCCAGAACCAGTCCAGCCGCCGCCCGCCCACGTCTTCCATCGTCCGGAAGAAGTCCGCCGGAGTGGGGTGCTTGAAGGCCCAGCGGCGGATGTAGGTGCGGAACGCGTCGTCAAACGCCTCCGGCCCAAGAATCTCCTGCCGCAGCATCTGCAGGCCCACCGACGGCTTGTAGTACGCCGTAATCCCCAGCGCGGCGGGCGGAATGCGGTCCGGCGGCGTTTCCACCGGAACCGCGGTGGGGCTGGCCAGCGAGCGCTCCACGATGCGGCGCTCCTGCGCGGCGCGCGCCATCTGGTCGCCGCGATCCGGGTAGCGGCGCGCCTCGGCAAAGGTGTTGATGAAGGTGTTGAAGCCCTCATCCTGCCACATGTGCACGCGCTCGTTGCTGTCCACGATCATCGGGAACCAGTTGTGGCCGATTTCGTGGGTGACGACGTTGTACAGGTCGTACACGTCCTCGCTGCGGTTCTCCATCGCCAGCATGGGATACTCCATGCCGCTGATGGGCCCTTCCACCGCGCTGATCTGCGGCCACGGGTAGCGGAACCAGCGCTCGGAGTATTCCTGGATGGACATGCGCGACTGGTCCGCCGCGTCCTGCCAGTTGGCCGCCGCGCTGGGGCGATAGTACGCCATCGCGAGGATGCCTTCCCACCCGCTGGCGTCCCACTGGTACTCGGGAGACGCGGCCCACGCCACGTCGCGCACGTTCTGCGCGCGGAAGCGCCACGTCATGGTCCCCGTGCTGCGCGGGCGGGCGGCGCCGCTGCGCAGTTCCTCAGCCGTCACGATGCGCACGGGCGTGGCGGAGCGCGCGGCGCGCGTAAGCCGCTCGCGCTGCGCCGAAGTCAGCACCTCCTGCGCGTTCTGCAGCATTCCCGTCCCCGCCACGATGTAACCGGCGGGAAGGGTGACGGCGAAGTCGTAGTCGCCGAACTCCGTGTAGAACTCGCCCTGTCCCAGGTACGGCTCGGTGTTCCATCCGCGCACGTCGTCGTACACGGCCACGCGGGGGTACCACTGCGCCAGCTCGTACAGCGAGCCTTCGCGGCCCATGCGGTCGGCGCCGTGCTCGGGGATCAGGAAGTTCCACGCGATGTCGAACGTCGCCGTGCCGCCGGGCGCCAGCGGCTCGGCCAGATCCACCTTCATCACCGTCTCGTTCACGCGCGAACGCAGCGGAACGGTGCGGGTGCCCACCACCTGGTTCAGCCGGTCGATGACGTCGCCGCCCTCAAAGCCGCGCGCGCCGAAGCGGGAGCCCTGCGGGTAGTAGTACGAGTTGAGCGAGTTGCTCTTGAACGCGTTCTGCTCCAGGTGCATCCACACGAAGTGGAGCGTGTCGGGCGAGTTGTTCTTGTACCGCATGCGCAGCTCGCCGCGAAGCTGCTTGCGGGCGGTGTCCAGCTGGGCGGTGATGTTGTAGTCCGCGCGGTTCTGCCAGTACGCGCGGCCGGGCGCGCCGGAGCCCAGGCGCACGGCGCTGGGCGAGGGCCACAGCTGCAGCGGCGCGAACAGCGAGGTGTCGGAAACGCCCGGGCGCATGCCCGCGGTCTGCTGGGCCTGCGCGCCGCCGGCCACACCGGCCAGCGCGACGGCCACAGCCATCGAACGATAGATTTTCTGCATCTTGCAACCAGAGACGGAGTCCCAGAAAACGTACGCGCGATCTCGCCGATCGCGCGCAGGTGCATACCCTGACCCGCCTCCCGAGTTGCAGAAAATCCACTCCGGACCGCGAGCCGGTCCAGAGTAGCTGCATCTCCCGGTCCACGGCGGCGCGTGACCGAAAAAGAGGCGCCACGCGGACTGCTTCCGCGTGGCGCCTCCTGTCGTCTTCTGATCGCGATCGGTGCGGATTCGGACGATCGTGGGGCGGAAGCCTGCCCTCTACAGCCCGATTTCCGCCGCGACTAGGTCGTCCAGCGTTTCGCGCCGGCGCACGAGCGTGGCCTCCTTGCCGTCCACCAGCACCTCCGCCGGGCGCGTGCGCTGGTTGTACTGGCTGCTCATCGAAAACCCGTACGCGCCCACGGTCATGATGGCCAGCAGTTCGCCGGGCCGGGGCACTTCCATCTCCCGGTCCAGCGCCAGAAAGTCGCCGGTTTCGCAGATGGGGCCCACCACGTCCACCCGCCCGCGCTCGCGGCCGGCGGCTTCCACCGGCTCCACCGCGTGCCAGCCGGAGTAGTGGCTGGGGCGGATGAGGTCGTTCATCCCCGCGTCGGTGATGACGAAGCGCTTTCCGCCGCCTTCCTTGACGTACAGCACGCGGGTGAGCAGCGCCCCCGCCTCGCCGACCAGAAAGCGGCCGGGCTCCACGACGAGCTGCAAGCCCGTTTCCGCCACGGCCGGAACGATCTCCGCCGCCCAGTCCGCCGCGGAGATGCGGTCGCCGCCCTCATAGCTGATCCCCAGCCCGCCGCCCAGGTCCAGGAACTCCAGCTCCACCTCCGACTGCCGCAGGTGGTAGGCAAGGTCCAGCACGTACTCCAGCGCCTGCCGGAACGGGCCCACTTCCAGAATCTGCGAGCCGATGTGCACGTCGATGCCGCGCACGCGGATGCCGGGCATCTTGGCGGCGATGTTGTACAGCGAGCGCGCCCGGGCCGCCGCGATGCCGAACTTGGTCGCCGCGTGGCCGGTGCGGGTGTAGGCGTGCGGCGTGGGCGTGTCGATGTCGGGATTTACGCGCAGGGCCACGGGCGCGCGCATTCCCATGGCGCACGCGAGGTCGCTGAGGGCGCACAGCTCGCCCTCGCTTTCCACGTTGAACGCCTTGATCCCGGCGTTGAGGCCGGCGGCCAGTTCGTGCACCGTCTTGCCCACCCCGCTGAACATGATGCGGTCCGCGGGAATGCCGGCCATCAGCGCGCGGTGAAGCTCGCCGCCGCTGACGATGTCGGCGCCCGCGCCCATGGCGGCAAGGGTGCGCAGCACGCCCAGGTTGCCGTTCGCCTTGACCGAATACGCGATCAGGTGCGGCACCGGCGCCAGCGCCCCGTCCAGTTCCGCGAACCGCTCGCGGATGGCGCCCGCGCTGTACACGTACAGCGGCGTGCCCCACCGGCTTACCAGATCCGTGAGCGGAACCTGTTCACAGCTCAGCAGCCCGCCGGATCGCGGAAAGGCCTGCGCGGCCAGCGGCGGAATCCCAGTCTCCTGCAGCACCCATCGCCTCCCGTAGAACGCAGCGTCAGTACACCCGCGCCCGCCTGCCCCACTCCATGGCAGCGGCGGCTCGGTACCAGTGTACGCAACCCGCGGCGGCGCGTACAGCCCCAATCCCCCGCCGCGCCAGTCAGGATCGATGTACACGCCTCGCGGCCGGGCGCGAGTTCCGTCTGTCATCTGGCAGGAAACGAGAGCGCGTGGAAGGAAACGCTCCTCATCGGCATCCTCCCCGAATCGCCACCGGCGACGCTCTCCGAAGGAATTGGCGCGGCAGAGGAGGGCGCGCTACCTTCGAGTTGTCGCCGCAATTCATCCGTCCGCCCCGGACGGACGAGCGGCGCCCCGCCACACCTCTTCCTCCACTGAATGACGATGGCCCCAGCATCAGACCGTCCGGCTCGCGCGCGGGTGGAATCGGTGGACGTGGTTCGCGGGGTGATCATGATCCTGATGGCGCTGGACCACACGCGTGACTTCTTTGGCGGCGCGTCCATCAATCCCACCGACCTGGCGACCACCACCGCGCCGCTGTTCATGACGCGGTGGATCACGCACTTCTGCGCCCCGGTCTTCTGCCTGCTCACCGGCACGGGCGCGTACCTGGCGCGCGGACGACGGACGACGCCGCAGCTGTCCAGGTTTCTGCTCACGCGCGGTCTGTGGCTGGTGCTGCTGGAACTGACGATCGCGCGCTTTCTGTGGCAGTTCAACGCCGACTATCAGGTCACCATCATCACGGTGCTGTGGGCGCTCGGCTGGTCGATGGTGGCGCTGGCGCTGCTGGTGCACTTCCCGACATGGGTGGCCGGAACCGTGGGATGCGCGATGATCCTGCTGCACAACCTGGCCGACCCGGTTCAGGCCGCGTCGTTCGGCAGCCTCGCGCCGCTGTGGAACGTGCTGCACAGCCCGGGCGTGCTCTACGCCGCGCCGGGCCGCATCGTGATCCTCGCCTATCCGCTCATTCCGTGGATCGGCGTCATGGCCGCGGGCTACAGCCTGGGAGCCATCTTCCGGCTGGACGCCGAGCGGCGGCGGACACTGCTTCTGCGGATGGGGGTCGCGCTCACCGCGTCGTTCATTGTGCTGCGGCTGATCAACATCTACGGCGATCCGGTGCCCTGGTCGGCGCAGCGGACGGCGGGGTTCACGGTGCTCTCGTTCCTGAACCTGACCAAGTATCCGCCGTCCCTGCTGTTTCTGCTGATGACGCTGGGGCCCGCGCTTCTCCTGCTGCGCGCGATGGATGGGCGGACGCCGCCGCTCCTGCGCCCCGCGTTCATCATCGGCAAAGTGCCGATGTTCTACTATCTCGCGCACATCCTGCTGCTGCACGTGATCGCGCTGTTCTTTTCGTACGCGCGCTACGGCACCATCCGCTACATGTTCGAATCGGCGCGGCCAGACCAGTTCCCAGTCACGCAGCCGCCGGGGTGGGCCAATCCGCTGCCCGTCGTCTATCTGCTGTGGATCACGGTCGTTGTGCTGCTGTACCCGCTCTGCCGCTGGTACGCCGCGCGCAAGGCGAGCAGCGGCCATCCCCTGCTGAGCTATCTGTAGGTGGATGAGCTCCGTCGCGTACGATCATCTGCGGCGGAGAAGCTCGAGAACGACGATGCGCGGAGAGTTCAAGCGGGTCCACCAGGATTGGTCCGGCGGTTGAAACCGCACCTCTAAAGACACGAAGCCCGCCTTCGCGGGCTGCGGCTACGACATCCTCGCGCGTCCAAAGCAGTTGAAGCCCCGAACCGGACGCGCCAGCGGTCGGTGTCGGGGGTTCCCGCGGTTGGAGCGGCGGATTCATTCGCTCTACACAACCCGGCGACGAGAACGGTTCGCGGTTCGACGAGATCGGTTCGACTGCGGGCTGTGGGGGCCCCTCCCCCGGCCCCTCCCCGTGCAAACTGCGCACGGAGAGGGGAGAAACTGCACTTCGAGGTGCTTCGGATAGGGTCGGCGGATGCGGAGAGGCCCCCTCTCCCCGGCCCTCTCCCCCGCTCCGCGGGAGAAAGGGAGACCTCAACGCGGCGGCCGGCTGCGGCTTGTTCCCCCTGATCCCACGCAGTTGAAGCCCCGAACCGGACGCGCCAGCAGCTGGTGTCGGGGGTTCCCGCTGTTTGAGCGGCGGATTCATTCGCTCAGGGAGGCAGGCGCTCCGCACCGGTCTCTGAGCGGCACCGGCATCAATTCGTCCACCATAGACTGAAATTCGTCCGCCAGATGAGGAAAAGGCCGCCCCGGCAACGTGCCGGGGCGGCCTTCTTTCATCGATCAAAACGGATCAGTACGCCTTGGCCCAGACCGCCTCGTGCGCCGCGGACTGGCCGCAGACCAGGCACGCGGAGGGCGCGCTCGGCGAGCGGAACTCCTCGAACGGCAGGCAGCGGATGGTGGCCTTGGTTTCTTCCTTGACCTTTTCCTCGCACTCCGCCGAGCCGCACCAGCCAGCGTAGACAAACCCGCCGTCGCCGTCGATGATCTCGCGGAAGCGTTCGTACGTCGCCACGTCGCGGTACGAGTTGGCCTCGCGGCGCGCGCGGGCGCGCTCCAGCAAAAAGGTCTGGTAGTCCTCCAGCCGCTGCGGCAGCGAGGCGATCACCTCGGCCTCGGGAAGGAACTCCTTGCGCTGCTCGCCTTCCGGAATGCGCCGCGCGAGCACCACCTGCTCCTTGGCGATGTCCTTGGGGCCGACTTCGATGCGGAAGGGAACGCCCTTCATCTCCCACTCAAAGAACTTGGCGCCCGGCGTAAGCTTGTCGCGGTCGTCGATGTGCGTGCGGATGCCGGGAAGCGCGGCCACGATCTCGCGCGCCTTGCCCAGCACCAGGTCGCGCTCCTCGTCCTTGCGGAAGATGGGGACGATGACCACCTGGATGGGCGCGACGCGCGGCGGCATCACCAGCCCCGCGTCGTCGCCGTGCGTCATGATGAGCCCGCCGATCATGCGCGTGCTCACGCCCCACGACGTGTTCCAGGCGTACTCCTCGCCGCCCTGCTCGCTGGCGAACTTGAGCTCGAACTGCCTGGCGAAGTTCTGCCCCAGGTTGTGCGAGGTGCCGTTCTGCAGCGCCTTGTTGTCGCCCATCATGGCCTCGCACGTGTACGTGCGCAGCGCGCCGGCAAAGCGCTCGCTCTCGCTCTTTTCACCGACGACCACGGGCATGGCCAGGTACTCTTCCATGAACTCGCGGTACACGCCCAGCATGCGCAGCGATTCCTCTTCCGCCTCGTCGTGGCTGGCGTGGGCGGTGTGCCCCTCCTGCCACAGGAACTCGGTGGTGCGCAGGAACAGGCGCGTGCGCATCTCCCACCGGACGACGTTGGCCCACTGGTTGTACAGCAGCGGCAGGTCGCGGTAGCTCTGCACCCACTTGCTGAACATCTCGTAGATGATCGTTTCCGACGTGGGGCGAACGATCAGCGGCTCCTCGAGCTTGCTTTCCGGATCGGGGATCAGCTTGCCGTCGTCGGTGGTCTTGAGGCGCGTGTGCGTGACGATGGCGGCTTCCTTGGCGAAGCCTTCCACGTGCTTGGCCTCGCGCTCCAGAAAGCTCTGGGGGATGAACAGCGGAAAGTACGCGTTCTGGTGCCCGGTTTCCTTGAAGCGCAGGTCCAGGCGGTCGCGCATGAGCTCCCACAGGCGGTAGCCGTAGGGGCGAATGACCATGCACCCGCGCACCGGCGAGTAGTCGGCCAGCTCGGCCTTGAGCACCAGTTCATTGTACCAGGCACTGAAGTCCTCGGCCTGGGCGGTCAGTGCTTTTTCGTTGGCCATGAGATTGATCCATGCGTGATCCGCCGCCCGTCGGGGCGGCGGATCGGGTGGTTTTCAGTAGTAGATCAGGATCAGGCAAAGATGTCGCGCACCGGCAGCGTCCACCCCGGCACCACGTCCCCGCCCTCCAGCACGTCGTTTTCGGTCAGGTTCACAGGATCATGGTCCGGGCGGCACACGAACACCATCCTCGTATCCGGGTCCGCCACGATGACCATCGGGGTTCCCGCGGCGAGATACTGACGCACCTTCGCCCAGATGTCGCTGTACCGGTCGTAGGGCGATACCACCTCGACCGCGAGATCGGGGGCGCCGCGGTAGTAGCCGGGAACCGGCCCGCCCGCGGAAAGGCGGCTTGCCTGCACGAACGACACGTCAGGCGAACGCACGGTGTCCGGATCGCTCTCCAGCACGTACCCGACTTCAAAGCGTACTCTTCCCAGGCGGCGGGCATGCACGTACGCGTCCAGCGATCGGTTGATGTTCTGGGCCGCGTCCCCGTGCCGTTCGCCTGCAGGACTCATCTCGCGAAGCTCCCCGTCCACGAGCTCCCGGCGGGTGCCGTCATTCGGCATCGCCAGGAGTTCGTCCGCCGTCATCCATCGAAGCTGTGTGGCCATGGATCACCTCGGGACTGCGAAACAGCGGGATCCGGATCGGCTTCCGGTCGTCCAGACGTATGTGGATCGCGATCAGGCGAAGATGTCGCGCACCGGCAGCGTCCACCCCGGCACGACGTCTCCGCCCTCCAGCACGTCGTCATCCGTCAGATGCAGCGGGATGCAGCCGGGTCGATGGACGGCCACGGTCCGGCGAGAGGCATCGATCAGCAGCACCATCCGGGTGCCAGCCGCCAGCCACCGCGCCACTCTCGCCTCCGCTTCCTCAGGCTGATCGACCTTGCAGGTAACTTCACCCGCGAGGTCGGGAGGGCCGGGATAGTAGAAATTCCTCCCGCAATCCTCCAGCGCGCGCAGTCGCTGGGCCGATACGAAGGCGAAATTCGGCGCAAGAACAGTGTCTGGATCGCGCTCCACCCAGAATCCGGCGCGCGCGACCACTTCCCCCAGTCCTCGCGGCTCCACGTATGCGCCCAGGGCGCGGAGCCCACCCGCCGATGCGGCGCCCACCGCCCAGACCGCGTGAGGCCGCTGATGCACGACGCCGCGAATCAGTTCCAGGCGCTTGTCGTGCTCTGGCATCATCAAGAGCGCGCGTGCGGTGACCGGCTCCAGCGCAGACTTCATCTCCGTTTCCAGGCAGCTGCGAGCCCGCGCCGGCGGAGGTCAGGGTGCCGGCGCGGGCGTCACGGTCGGCCGACTTCGGCCAGCGGAACGCGGCGCTCCTGCCCGCTTCCCACCTCGCGCACCAGCGCCACGCCTTCCGCGGCCTCTTCCGGGCCGATGACGACGGTGTGCCGGGCGCCCAGCGCGGACGCGGTCTTGAACTGCTTGTTGCGGCCAGCCTCGGGAAGCGTGTATTCCACCGCATGCCCCTGGTCGCGCAGGGCGTGGGCCAGCGCCAGCATGGCCGGGCGCTCGGCGGGCGTCCCCACGATCAGATAGTAATCGACGACGTGCTTCGTCGAGGGAAGCAGCCCGCGGTCCGTCAGCAGTTCCTTGAGCACGACGTCACCCATGCCGAAGCCCAGCGCGGGCATGTCGACCCCGGCGATCTGCTTGAGCAGGTTGTCGTACCGCCCGCCGCCGCAGATGGCGCGCAGCTCGCCGCGCGTGTCGAACAGCTCGAACACCGTCCCCGTGTAGTACGCCAGCCCGCGGACGATGGACAGGTCGAAGCGCACGTAGTCGCCCAGCCCCATGTCGCGCAGCGCGGTGAACAGCAGCCCCACGCGCGTGATCTCCGGCCCCACGCCCTCCGTCTCACCGTACGCCTCGCGCACCGCGTCGAAGTCCGTGTGGCGAAAGATGTCCAGCACCCGCTCCGCCGCGTCGGCGGCGAGCCCGGCTTCGTCGCGCAAGCGCTTGGCTATGGCCTCGCGCGTTTCCCGCTCCAGCTTGTCGACGATGTTGTATACGAGGACGAGCTGATCCTCGGGCGTGCCGGCGTGCAGCAGCAGCGCGCGCAGCAGCCCGCGATCGGACACGCGCGCCACGAAATCCTCGTGCGTGAGCCCGAACGCGCGCAGCATGTCGATGGCGGCCGCGAGCAGCTCGGCGTCCGCGGACACGTCCGCCTCGCCCAGAATGTCCAGGTTCAGCTGAAAGTGCTCGCGCAGGCGGCCGCGCTGGGCGCGCTCGTAGCGGAACAGCTGCGGCACGGCGAACCACTTGATGGGCTTGCGCATGCCGTTGGCGCGTGCGCCAGCCATGCGCGCCAGCGTGGGCGTCATTTCGGGACGCATGGCGACTTCGCGGTCGCCCTTGTCCGTGAAGTTGTAGAGCTGCTGTACGATCTCGGGCCCGGACTTCTCCGTGTAGAGCTCCAGCGGCTCCAGCGGGGGCCCGTCGTATTCCTGAAAACCGTAGCGGCGCGCCACGTCCCGCCACGTCGCCATGATGTGCGAGCGGATGGCGAGGTCGTCGGGATAGAAGTCCCGGAATCCGGGCAGCGCCTGAAAATTCGAGTTCGACATAGGCTGGGAATCTAGCCCGTTTCGCCCCCGCTGAGCAACCGCTTGCCCTTTACGCCACACGTGAGCCGATCAACAGAAACAGCGAGCATCACACAGAGTCATCAGAGTCAGCAGTAAACCCGCTCTATTGACTCTGTTAACTCTGTGTGAGGCCTGATCTTTGTTTCGATCGATCCCTGAAGGCAGACGATTTGCGCCAGAGCGCGCGCATGTCACTGCTTGCCGTGGATCTGGGGCTCCGGACGGGGCTGGCGCTGTTCGGCGCGGACGGGCGCCTGATCTGGTACCGTTCGCAGAACTTCGGCTCGGCGCCGAGGTTGCGGCGCGGCGTGCACGGCCTGCTCCACACGCTTCCGGAGTTGCGGTGGCTGGTGATGGAGGGCGGCGGACCGCTGGCGGACATCTGGGAAAAGGAGGCGGACCGGCGAGGCCTGCAGGTGCGGCGGATCGGGGCGGACGTGTGGCGGCGGGAACTGCTGTGGGATCGAGAGCAGCGGTCGGGCGCCGCGGCCAAGGCCAACGCTGACCCGCTGGCCCGGCGCGTGATCGACTGGTCCGGCGCCGCGCGTCCCACCTCGCTGCGCCACGACGCGGCGGAAGCGATTCTGGTCGGGCTGTGGGGCGTGCTCCACACCGGCATCCTCCCCGCGCTCCCGCCTGAACTCCGCCGCTGAACTGCCGTTTCACACGGAGGTCACGGGGGATGCACGGAGGTCACGGAGGAAGGAACAGCAGTGCTCACGCAGAGCAGCAGAGAAGCAGAGAACAACAAGTGATTACCTGATTTCCTTCTTTTTCTCTGCTTCTCTGCTTCTCTGCTTCTCTGCGTGATCCAATTGGCTCCAGCTCGTCGCCTGCGGTGCACGTC
This Longimicrobium terrae DNA region includes the following protein-coding sequences:
- a CDS encoding M1 family metallopeptidase, with the translated sequence MQKIYRSMAVAVALAGVAGGAQAQQTAGMRPGVSDTSLFAPLQLWPSPSAVRLGSGAPGRAYWQNRADYNITAQLDTARKQLRGELRMRYKNNSPDTLHFVWMHLEQNAFKSNSLNSYYYPQGSRFGARGFEGGDVIDRLNQVVGTRTVPLRSRVNETVMKVDLAEPLAPGGTATFDIAWNFLIPEHGADRMGREGSLYELAQWYPRVAVYDDVRGWNTEPYLGQGEFYTEFGDYDFAVTLPAGYIVAGTGMLQNAQEVLTSAQRERLTRAARSATPVRIVTAEELRSGAARPRSTGTMTWRFRAQNVRDVAWAASPEYQWDASGWEGILAMAYYRPSAAANWQDAADQSRMSIQEYSERWFRYPWPQISAVEGPISGMEYPMLAMENRSEDVYDLYNVVTHEIGHNWFPMIVDSNERVHMWQDEGFNTFINTFAEARRYPDRGDQMARAAQERRIVERSLASPTAVPVETPPDRIPPAALGITAYYKPSVGLQMLRQEILGPEAFDDAFRTYIRRWAFKHPTPADFFRTMEDVGGRRLDWFWREWFLENTSFDQAVGRVQARSAEGGQQVTVTFANRQRGVLPVRARFTFSDGTTQNFDYPAEVWGTNQREYSRQYQFAGKTLTRVELDPEGRLVDVDRANNVWTAGS
- the lysA gene encoding diaminopimelate decarboxylase — translated: MLQETGIPPLAAQAFPRSGGLLSCEQVPLTDLVSRWGTPLYVYSAGAIRERFAELDGALAPVPHLIAYSVKANGNLGVLRTLAAMGAGADIVSGGELHRALMAGIPADRIMFSGVGKTVHELAAGLNAGIKAFNVESEGELCALSDLACAMGMRAPVALRVNPDIDTPTPHAYTRTGHAATKFGIAAARARSLYNIAAKMPGIRVRGIDVHIGSQILEVGPFRQALEYVLDLAYHLRQSEVELEFLDLGGGLGISYEGGDRISAADWAAEIVPAVAETGLQLVVEPGRFLVGEAGALLTRVLYVKEGGGKRFVITDAGMNDLIRPSHYSGWHAVEPVEAAGRERGRVDVVGPICETGDFLALDREMEVPRPGELLAIMTVGAYGFSMSSQYNQRTRPAEVLVDGKEATLVRRRETLDDLVAAEIGL
- a CDS encoding DUF1624 domain-containing protein gives rise to the protein MAPASDRPARARVESVDVVRGVIMILMALDHTRDFFGGASINPTDLATTTAPLFMTRWITHFCAPVFCLLTGTGAYLARGRRTTPQLSRFLLTRGLWLVLLELTIARFLWQFNADYQVTIITVLWALGWSMVALALLVHFPTWVAGTVGCAMILLHNLADPVQAASFGSLAPLWNVLHSPGVLYAAPGRIVILAYPLIPWIGVMAAGYSLGAIFRLDAERRRTLLLRMGVALTASFIVLRLINIYGDPVPWSAQRTAGFTVLSFLNLTKYPPSLLFLLMTLGPALLLLRAMDGRTPPLLRPAFIIGKVPMFYYLAHILLLHVIALFFSYARYGTIRYMFESARPDQFPVTQPPGWANPLPVVYLLWITVVVLLYPLCRWYAARKASSGHPLLSYL
- the proS gene encoding proline--tRNA ligase — encoded protein: MANEKALTAQAEDFSAWYNELVLKAELADYSPVRGCMVIRPYGYRLWELMRDRLDLRFKETGHQNAYFPLFIPQSFLEREAKHVEGFAKEAAIVTHTRLKTTDDGKLIPDPESKLEEPLIVRPTSETIIYEMFSKWVQSYRDLPLLYNQWANVVRWEMRTRLFLRTTEFLWQEGHTAHASHDEAEEESLRMLGVYREFMEEYLAMPVVVGEKSESERFAGALRTYTCEAMMGDNKALQNGTSHNLGQNFARQFELKFASEQGGEEYAWNTSWGVSTRMIGGLIMTHGDDAGLVMPPRVAPIQVVIVPIFRKDEERDLVLGKAREIVAALPGIRTHIDDRDKLTPGAKFFEWEMKGVPFRIEVGPKDIAKEQVVLARRIPEGEQRKEFLPEAEVIASLPQRLEDYQTFLLERARARREANSYRDVATYERFREIIDGDGGFVYAGWCGSAECEEKVKEETKATIRCLPFEEFRSPSAPSACLVCGQSAAHEAVWAKAY
- a CDS encoding Uma2 family endonuclease, whose product is MATQLRWMTADELLAMPNDGTRRELVDGELREMSPAGERHGDAAQNINRSLDAYVHARRLGRVRFEVGYVLESDPDTVRSPDVSFVQASRLSAGGPVPGYYRGAPDLAVEVVSPYDRYSDIWAKVRQYLAAGTPMVIVADPDTRMVFVCRPDHDPVNLTENDVLEGGDVVPGWTLPVRDIFA
- a CDS encoding Uma2 family endonuclease, with the protein product MKSALEPVTARALLMMPEHDKRLELIRGVVHQRPHAVWAVGAASAGGLRALGAYVEPRGLGEVVARAGFWVERDPDTVLAPNFAFVSAQRLRALEDCGRNFYYPGPPDLAGEVTCKVDQPEEAEARVARWLAAGTRMVLLIDASRRTVAVHRPGCIPLHLTDDDVLEGGDVVPGWTLPVRDIFA
- the hisS gene encoding histidine--tRNA ligase, yielding MSNSNFQALPGFRDFYPDDLAIRSHIMATWRDVARRYGFQEYDGPPLEPLELYTEKSGPEIVQQLYNFTDKGDREVAMRPEMTPTLARMAGARANGMRKPIKWFAVPQLFRYERAQRGRLREHFQLNLDILGEADVSADAELLAAAIDMLRAFGLTHEDFVARVSDRGLLRALLLHAGTPEDQLVLVYNIVDKLERETREAIAKRLRDEAGLAADAAERVLDIFRHTDFDAVREAYGETEGVGPEITRVGLLFTALRDMGLGDYVRFDLSIVRGLAYYTGTVFELFDTRGELRAICGGGRYDNLLKQIAGVDMPALGFGMGDVVLKELLTDRGLLPSTKHVVDYYLIVGTPAERPAMLALAHALRDQGHAVEYTLPEAGRNKQFKTASALGARHTVVIGPEEAAEGVALVREVGSGQERRVPLAEVGRP